The Impatiens glandulifera chromosome 3, dImpGla2.1, whole genome shotgun sequence genome contains a region encoding:
- the LOC124929580 gene encoding stearoyl-[acyl-carrier-protein] 9-desaturase, chloroplastic-like codes for MALKLNQTSFQSPKLASTSLTRSGYLRSQRVFMASTLRTPPMEVEKLKKPYSPPKEVHEQVTHSMSPEKIEMFKSLDNWAEENILPYLKPVEKCWQPNDYLPDPASEGFDEQVKELRERAKGLPDDYFVVLVGDMITEEALPTYQTMLNTLDGVRDETGASLTSWAVWTRAWTAEENRHGDLLNKYLYLSGRVDMRQIEKTIQYLIGSGMDPRTENNPYLGFIYTSFQERATFVSHGNTARLAKEHGDLKLAQICGTIAADEKRHETAYTKIVDKLLEIDADGTVLALADMMRKKISMPAHLMYDGQDDNLFEHFSSVAQRLGVYTAKDYADILEFLVGRWDIEKLTGLSGEGNKAQDYVCGLAPRIRRLEERAHSRAKHVASTAVPFSWIFGKQIQL; via the exons ATGGCTTTGAAGCTGAATCAAACGTCTTTTCAATCACCCAAGTTAGCTTCAACCTCTCTTACTCGATCTGGGTATCTCAGATCTCAGAGAGTTTTCATGGCGTCTACACTCCGCACTCCTCCAAT GGAAGTTGAGAAACTTAAGAAGCCTTACAGCCCGCCAAAGGAGGTACATGAGCAAGTGACTCATTCTATGTCACCTGAAAAGATTGAGATGTTCAAATCTTTGGATAACTGGGCGGAAGAAAATATCTTGCCATACCTGAAGCCTGTGGAGAAATGTTGGCAACCAAATGATTATCTTCCTGACCCAGCTTCAGAAGGGTTTGATGAGCAAGTTAAAGAACTAAGAGAAAGAGCAAAGGGGCTTCCAGATGACTACTTTGTTGTACTTGTTGGAGATATGATTACTGAAGAAGCTCTACCAACTTATCAGACTATGCTGAATACTCTAGATGGTGTGAGAGATGAAACTGGTGCAAGTCTTACTTCTTGGGCTGTTTGGACCAGAGCTTGGACTGCAGAAGAAAATAGACATGGTGACCTTCTCAACAAGTACCTTTACCTTTCTGGACGTGTTGACATGAGGCAAATTGAGAAGACAATTCAATACTTGATTGGATCTGGAATG GACCCTCGAACTGAAAACAACCCATATCTGGGATTCATCTACACATCATTCCAAGAGAGAGCAACCTTTGTTTCACATGGAAACACAGCTAGGCTAGCAAAGGAGCACGGGGATTTGAAGCTTGCACAGATATGTGGCACAATCGCAGCAGATGAGAAGCGTCACGAAACTGCCTACACCAAGATAGTGGACAAGCTTCTAGAGATTGACGCAGATGGAACAGTCCTGGCTCTAGCTGACATGATGAGGAAGAAAATATCTATGCCAGCCCATTTGATGTACGATGGTCAAGATGACAATCTTTTTGAACACTTTTCCTCGGTTGCACAGAGGCTTGGGGTGTACACGGCCAAAGATTATGCTGATATTCTGGAGTTCTTGGTTGGAAGATGGGATATTGAGAAGTTGACCGGTTTATCTGGAGAAGGGAATAAGGCTCAGGATTATGTTTGTGGTTTGGCTCCTAGAATTAGAAGGCTGGAGGAGAGGGCTCATAGCCGGGCTAAGCATGTTGCCTCGACTGCGGTCCCTTTCAGCTGGATTTTCGGGAAGCAAATCCAACTTTGA